Proteins found in one Streptomyces sp. CB09001 genomic segment:
- a CDS encoding glycoside hydrolase family 13 protein, producing MAAPNSHRTEDWWRDAVIYQVYPRSFADGDGDGTGDLAGVRARLPYLAELGVDAVWFTPWYVSPLVDGGYDVADYRTIDPAFGTLGEAEKLIAEARELGIRTIVDIVPNHVSDRHAWFRAALEAGPGSAERERFHFRPGRGADGELPPNDWPSQFSGRTWTRVPDGEWYLHLFTPEQPDLNWDHPEVRREHEDVLRFWFERGVAGVRIDSAALLAKDPALADFVEGVDPHPYIDQDELHDIYRSWRRVADAYGGVFVGEVWLPDAERFARYLRPDELHTAFNFNFLSCPWEADRLRRTIDDTLAEHAPVGAPATWVLCNHDVTRTVTRYGRADTGFDFAKKAFGTPADLVLGTRRARAAALLTLALPGSVYLYQGEELGLPEADIPRDRIQDPMHFRSGGVDPGRDGCRVPLPWAADAPYCGFGSETEPWLPQPAGWSAYAADRQGADPGSMLSLYREALRLRRSTEGFGDGPLDWLPAPDGVLAFRRAGGPVCVVNLSAEPVELPAHDAVLLVSGPLDEAGRLPTDTAVWLRA from the coding sequence GTGGCAGCCCCCAACTCGCACCGCACCGAAGACTGGTGGCGCGACGCCGTCATCTACCAGGTGTACCCCCGCAGTTTCGCCGACGGCGACGGCGACGGCACCGGTGACCTCGCGGGCGTGAGGGCGAGACTGCCCTACCTCGCCGAACTCGGCGTGGACGCCGTCTGGTTCACCCCCTGGTACGTCTCCCCGCTCGTGGACGGCGGCTACGACGTCGCCGACTACCGCACCATCGACCCCGCCTTCGGCACCCTGGGCGAGGCCGAGAAGCTGATCGCCGAGGCCCGGGAGCTGGGCATCCGCACCATCGTCGACATCGTCCCGAACCACGTCTCCGACCGGCACGCCTGGTTCCGGGCCGCGCTGGAGGCCGGTCCGGGCAGCGCGGAGCGGGAGCGGTTCCACTTCCGCCCCGGCCGCGGGGCCGACGGCGAGCTGCCGCCCAACGACTGGCCCTCCCAGTTCTCCGGCCGCACCTGGACCCGGGTCCCGGACGGCGAGTGGTACCTGCACCTGTTCACCCCGGAGCAGCCCGACCTCAACTGGGACCACCCCGAGGTGCGCCGGGAGCACGAGGACGTGCTGCGCTTCTGGTTCGAGCGCGGGGTGGCGGGCGTACGCATCGACTCCGCCGCGCTGCTCGCGAAGGACCCCGCGCTCGCGGACTTCGTGGAGGGCGTCGACCCGCACCCGTACATCGACCAGGACGAGCTGCACGACATCTACCGGTCCTGGCGCCGGGTCGCCGACGCGTACGGGGGCGTTTTCGTCGGTGAGGTGTGGCTGCCCGACGCCGAGCGCTTCGCGCGCTATCTGCGGCCCGACGAACTGCACACCGCCTTCAACTTCAACTTCCTGTCCTGCCCCTGGGAGGCGGACCGGCTGCGCCGCACCATCGACGACACGCTGGCCGAGCACGCCCCGGTCGGCGCCCCGGCCACCTGGGTGCTGTGCAACCACGACGTGACCCGCACGGTGACCCGGTACGGCCGTGCGGACACCGGTTTCGACTTCGCGAAGAAGGCCTTCGGCACCCCTGCCGACCTGGTCCTGGGCACCCGGCGGGCGCGGGCCGCAGCGCTGCTGACGCTGGCGCTGCCCGGCTCCGTCTACCTCTACCAGGGGGAGGAACTCGGCCTGCCCGAGGCGGACATTCCGCGCGATCGGATCCAGGACCCGATGCACTTCCGCTCCGGAGGCGTCGATCCGGGCCGGGACGGCTGCCGTGTGCCGCTTCCGTGGGCCGCCGACGCGCCGTACTGCGGGTTCGGCTCGGAGACCGAGCCCTGGCTGCCGCAGCCGGCGGGCTGGTCGGCGTACGCGGCGGACCGCCAGGGCGCGGACCCGGGATCGATGCTCTCGCTGTATCGCGAGGCCCTGCGCCTGCGACGTTCCACCGAGGGGTTCGGCGACGGTCCGCTGGACTGGCTGCCCGCGCCGGACGGTGTCCTCGCGTTCCGGCGGGCGGGCGGCCCGGTGTGCGTCGTCAATCTGTCCGCGGAGCCGGTCGAGCTGCCCGCGCACGACGCCGTCCTGCTCGTCAGCGGGCCGCTGGACGAGGCCGGCCGGCTGCCCACGGACACGGCGGTGTGGCTGCGCGCCTGA
- a CDS encoding discoidin domain-containing protein, protein MRNRNWRSRALCTVVATSLLALGGPLLSATAAGGPNIAVGDATAASSSHGEYGAANITDGNQGTYWQSGGGSLPQWVQTDLGATERIDEVVLRLPAGWESRDQTLSVQGSADGSGFSTLKTSATYAFDPGSGNTVTIAFPATQTRFVRVNVTANTGWQAAQLSELEVHAAGESSVNLAAGRQLTASSSTGAYTPGNGNDGNRASYWESANNALPQWLQADLGSARRVNRVVLRLPDGWPTRSQTLKIQASDNGSDFTDLTAAKAYTFDAAGGQSATVTFDAATARYLRVLVTANTGQPAAQVSELEVYGPETGDTQAPTTPANLAFTEPATGQIRLTWNESSDDTAVTGYDIYANGDLLTSVAGDVTTYTDTRPAGTTVTYYVRAKDAAGNQSGDSNSVTRRADTGDTQAPTAPSNLALTEPAAGQVRLTWTASTDDKGVTAYDVYANNQLRKSVAGDVTTYTDTQPASANVTYFVRAKDAAGNESGDSNSVIRNGTKDGSNLAVGKPISASSHIHTYVAENANDNSTSTYWEGAAGSYPNTLTLKLGANADVDSVVLRLNPDTGWSRRTQNIEVLGRAQDGSGLTSLVAAKDYVFDPASGGNSVTIPVGERAADVQLKFTSNSGATAGQVAEFQVVGTPAPNPDLEVTGLTTSPGSPVESDEITATATVRNSGAADAPAGKVAVRLGDTKVATADVPALEAGAQRTVSASLGAREAGSYELSAVVDEANEIIEQNETNNTYTRPEPLVVKPVQSSDLVAAAVTTTPSSPAAGDDVTFGVALRNQGTQDSAGGGHAVTLALVDSKGSTVKTLTGTHSGVIAAGSTAPAVNLGTWKAANGSYSLKVTVADDANELPVKRENNTSTQPLFVGRGANMPYDMYEAEDGTVGGGATVVGPNRTIGDIAGEASGRKAVHLDKTGEYVEFTTKADTNTLVTRFSIPDAPGGGGMDATLNVYVDGVMKKALPLTSKYAWLYGAEASPGNSPGAGAPRHIYDEAHIMLGETVPAGSTIRLQKDAANTSDYAIDFVNLEQVSAVPNPDPAAYAVPAGFTHQDVQNALDKVRMDTSGKLVGVYLPPGDYQTSSKFQVYGKAVKVVGAGPWFARFHAPTTQDNTDIGFRAEASAKGSTFANFAYFGNYTSRIDGPGKVFDFSNTSDIVIDNIWNEHMVCLYWGANTDRMTIKNSRIRNMFADGINMTNGSTDNLVSNNDARATGDDSFALFSAIDAGGADMKNNLYENLTTTLTWRAAGLAVYGGYHNTFRNIHIADTLVYSGITISSLDFGYPMNGFGTDPTTFENVSIVRAGGHFWGGQTFPGIWVFSASKVFQGIRVSNVDIVDPTYSGIMFQTNYVGGQPQFPIKDTVFTDVSVTGAHKSGDAFDAKSGFGLWANEMPEAGQGPAVGEVTFNGLKLGDNAVDVRNTTSTFKIIRNP, encoded by the coding sequence ATGAGAAACCGGAACTGGAGGTCGCGAGCCCTGTGCACCGTGGTCGCGACCAGTCTCCTGGCGTTGGGAGGACCGCTGCTGTCGGCCACGGCAGCGGGTGGCCCCAACATCGCCGTGGGAGACGCCACGGCGGCGAGCAGCTCGCACGGTGAGTACGGCGCCGCCAACATCACCGACGGCAACCAGGGCACCTACTGGCAGAGCGGCGGCGGCAGCCTGCCCCAGTGGGTCCAGACCGACCTCGGTGCCACCGAGCGGATCGACGAGGTCGTCCTGCGGCTGCCCGCCGGCTGGGAGAGTCGCGATCAGACGCTCTCCGTCCAGGGCAGCGCCGACGGTTCGGGCTTCAGCACGCTCAAGACCTCCGCCACCTACGCCTTCGACCCGGGGTCGGGCAACACGGTCACCATCGCCTTCCCCGCCACCCAGACCCGGTTCGTGCGGGTGAACGTCACGGCGAACACCGGGTGGCAGGCGGCCCAGCTCTCCGAGCTGGAGGTGCACGCGGCCGGGGAGTCGTCCGTGAACCTCGCCGCCGGCCGGCAGCTGACGGCGAGCAGTTCCACGGGCGCGTACACCCCCGGCAACGGCAACGACGGCAACCGGGCCAGCTACTGGGAGAGCGCCAACAACGCCCTGCCGCAGTGGCTCCAGGCCGACCTCGGCTCCGCACGCCGGGTGAACCGCGTCGTACTGCGGCTGCCGGACGGCTGGCCGACCCGCAGCCAGACGCTGAAGATCCAGGCCAGTGACAACGGCTCGGACTTCACCGACCTGACCGCCGCGAAGGCGTACACGTTCGACGCGGCGGGCGGCCAGTCGGCCACGGTCACCTTCGACGCGGCCACCGCGCGCTACCTCCGGGTCCTGGTCACGGCCAACACCGGCCAGCCCGCCGCCCAGGTCTCCGAGCTGGAGGTCTACGGCCCGGAGACGGGTGACACCCAGGCGCCCACGACCCCGGCGAACCTCGCGTTCACCGAGCCCGCCACCGGGCAGATCAGGCTGACCTGGAACGAGTCCTCGGACGACACCGCCGTCACCGGGTACGACATCTACGCCAACGGCGATCTGCTGACCTCGGTCGCGGGTGACGTCACCACGTACACGGACACCAGGCCGGCCGGCACGACGGTCACCTACTACGTGCGCGCCAAGGACGCGGCCGGCAACCAGTCGGGCGACAGCAACTCGGTCACCCGCCGCGCCGACACCGGCGACACGCAGGCACCCACCGCGCCCTCGAACCTCGCCCTCACCGAACCGGCCGCCGGGCAGGTCAGGCTGACGTGGACCGCCTCCACCGACGACAAGGGCGTCACCGCCTACGACGTCTACGCCAACAACCAGCTCCGCAAGAGCGTCGCCGGTGACGTCACCACCTACACCGACACCCAGCCGGCGTCGGCGAACGTGACCTACTTCGTGCGGGCCAAGGACGCGGCGGGCAACGAGTCGGGCGACAGCAACTCCGTGATCCGCAACGGCACCAAGGACGGCTCGAACCTGGCGGTCGGCAAGCCGATCAGCGCCTCGTCCCACATCCACACCTACGTCGCCGAGAACGCCAACGACAACAGCACCTCGACCTACTGGGAGGGGGCGGCGGGCAGCTACCCGAACACGCTGACCCTGAAGCTGGGCGCGAACGCCGACGTCGACAGCGTCGTCCTCAGGCTCAACCCCGACACCGGCTGGTCCAGGCGCACCCAGAACATCGAGGTGCTCGGCCGCGCCCAGGACGGGTCCGGCCTCACTTCCCTGGTGGCCGCGAAGGACTACGTCTTCGATCCCGCGAGCGGCGGCAACAGCGTGACGATACCCGTCGGCGAACGGGCCGCCGACGTCCAGCTGAAGTTCACCTCCAACTCCGGGGCGACGGCCGGGCAGGTCGCCGAGTTCCAGGTCGTCGGCACCCCGGCGCCCAACCCGGACCTCGAGGTGACCGGGCTGACCACGTCGCCCGGCTCCCCCGTCGAGTCGGACGAGATCACTGCGACCGCCACCGTGCGCAACAGCGGTGCCGCGGACGCTCCGGCCGGCAAGGTCGCCGTCCGGCTGGGTGACACCAAGGTCGCCACCGCCGACGTCCCCGCCCTGGAGGCGGGTGCGCAGCGCACGGTCAGCGCGTCCCTCGGGGCCCGCGAGGCAGGTTCGTACGAACTGAGCGCGGTCGTCGACGAGGCGAACGAGATCATCGAGCAGAACGAGACCAACAACACCTACACCCGGCCCGAGCCGCTGGTCGTCAAGCCGGTGCAGAGCTCCGACCTGGTCGCCGCCGCCGTCACCACCACGCCGTCCAGTCCGGCCGCCGGTGACGACGTGACGTTCGGGGTCGCGCTGAGGAACCAGGGCACCCAGGACTCGGCGGGCGGCGGCCACGCGGTGACGCTCGCCCTGGTGGACTCCAAGGGCAGCACGGTCAAGACCCTCACCGGCACGCACTCCGGTGTCATCGCCGCCGGCTCGACGGCCCCGGCCGTGAACCTCGGCACCTGGAAGGCGGCCAACGGCTCGTACTCCCTGAAGGTCACGGTCGCCGACGACGCCAACGAGCTGCCGGTCAAGCGGGAGAACAACACCTCCACGCAGCCGCTGTTCGTCGGGCGCGGCGCGAACATGCCGTACGACATGTACGAGGCGGAGGACGGGACGGTCGGCGGCGGTGCCACCGTGGTGGGACCCAACCGGACCATCGGTGACATCGCCGGCGAGGCGTCCGGGCGCAAGGCCGTCCACCTCGACAAGACGGGCGAGTACGTCGAGTTCACCACCAAGGCGGACACCAACACCCTGGTGACCCGCTTCTCCATCCCGGACGCGCCGGGCGGCGGCGGCATGGACGCCACGCTGAACGTCTACGTCGACGGCGTCATGAAGAAGGCGCTGCCGCTGACGTCGAAGTACGCCTGGCTGTACGGCGCCGAGGCGTCGCCGGGCAACTCCCCCGGTGCGGGCGCCCCGCGGCACATCTACGACGAGGCGCACATCATGCTCGGCGAGACCGTCCCGGCGGGCAGCACGATCCGGCTGCAGAAGGACGCGGCGAACACCTCCGACTACGCGATCGACTTCGTCAACCTGGAGCAGGTCTCGGCGGTGCCGAACCCCGACCCGGCGGCGTACGCCGTACCGGCCGGGTTTACGCACCAGGACGTGCAGAACGCGCTCGACAAGGTCCGCATGGACACCTCCGGCAAGCTGGTCGGCGTGTACCTGCCGCCCGGCGACTACCAGACGTCGAGCAAGTTCCAGGTGTACGGCAAGGCGGTGAAGGTGGTCGGCGCCGGTCCCTGGTTCGCCCGGTTCCACGCGCCGACGACGCAGGACAACACCGACATCGGGTTCCGTGCCGAGGCGAGCGCGAAGGGCTCGACGTTCGCGAACTTCGCCTACTTCGGCAACTACACGAGCCGCATCGACGGGCCGGGCAAGGTGTTCGACTTCTCCAACACCTCGGACATCGTGATCGACAACATCTGGAACGAGCACATGGTGTGCCTGTACTGGGGCGCCAACACCGACCGGATGACGATCAAGAACTCCCGGATCCGCAACATGTTCGCCGACGGCATCAACATGACCAACGGCTCGACCGACAACCTCGTCTCCAACAACGACGCCCGGGCGACCGGTGACGACAGCTTCGCGCTCTTCTCGGCGATCGACGCGGGCGGCGCGGACATGAAGAACAACCTGTACGAGAACCTCACGACCACGCTGACCTGGCGTGCCGCGGGCCTGGCCGTCTACGGCGGCTACCACAACACCTTCCGGAACATCCACATCGCGGACACCCTGGTCTACTCGGGCATCACCATCAGCTCGCTGGACTTCGGCTACCCGATGAACGGGTTCGGCACCGATCCGACGACCTTCGAGAACGTCTCGATCGTCCGGGCCGGCGGGCACTTCTGGGGCGGGCAGACCTTCCCGGGCATCTGGGTGTTCTCGGCGTCCAAGGTGTTCCAGGGGATCAGGGTCAGCAACGTCGACATCGTCGACCCGACCTACAGCGGCATCATGTTCCAGACGAACTACGTGGGAGGTCAGCCGCAGTTCCCGATCAAGGACACGGTCTTCACCGACGTCTCCGTCACGGGCGCGCACAAGAGCGGTGACGCCTTCGACGCCAAGTCCGGCTTCGGCCTGTGGGCCAACGAGATGCCCGAGGCTGGGCAGGGACCCGCGGTCGGTGAGGTCACCTTCAACGGGCTGAAGCTCGGCGACAACGCCGTGGACGTCCGCAACACGACCTCCACCTTCAAGATCATCCGCAACCCGTAG
- a CDS encoding extracellular solute-binding protein, with translation MRSARFRRTRRAGAITLVSALTLTALAACGTSSSDDGGGSEGGSGSSDPAAPLDPKTKVTITIDCMPPKAKAAELKEWQEDVEEFNKTYPNVTIEGRSTPGQCLEPPRFTAMLKAKSQPDVFYTYFTDLPQVLDNDGAEDITAYVNDKTVPALGDIDPNVLGSLKHENKLYGLPTSNYTMGLLINRKLFEQAGLDPDTPPRTWDEVRTAAKKIAGLGEGIAGFGEYSAGNTGGWHFTAQMYSRGADVVDESGKKASFNSEVGKEVAENLHAMRWEDESMGKTQLLKWGDLQKQIATDKLGMFLAAPDDITYMVQQLGADYENFGMGPIPGAKNTLAGGNNYMIKKGISPDKIKAGVAWLNFQNLTVGEGQFNWARKKTDKLPVGLPQPNFWLNESKKKDDAARLEHATMPVENFKAFMDNPVPGLAEPPKAQEVYKVLDNVMSGLLTNEDADVDKLLSTAEQQVNQVLATQ, from the coding sequence ATGAGAAGTGCTCGGTTCCGCCGTACTCGCCGTGCCGGCGCCATCACGCTCGTCTCCGCCCTCACCCTGACCGCTCTCGCCGCCTGCGGCACGAGCAGCAGCGACGACGGCGGCGGTTCCGAAGGCGGCAGCGGGTCCTCCGACCCGGCCGCTCCGCTGGACCCGAAGACCAAGGTGACGATCACCATCGACTGCATGCCGCCGAAGGCGAAGGCGGCCGAGCTGAAGGAGTGGCAGGAGGACGTCGAGGAGTTCAACAAGACCTACCCCAACGTCACCATCGAGGGGCGCTCCACCCCGGGCCAGTGTCTTGAGCCGCCGCGCTTCACCGCGATGCTGAAGGCCAAGTCCCAGCCCGACGTCTTCTACACGTACTTCACCGACCTGCCCCAGGTGCTGGACAACGACGGTGCCGAGGACATCACGGCCTACGTCAACGACAAGACCGTCCCGGCGCTGGGGGACATCGACCCGAACGTCCTCGGCTCGCTCAAGCACGAGAACAAGCTGTACGGCCTGCCCACGAGCAACTACACGATGGGCCTGCTGATCAACCGCAAGCTCTTCGAGCAGGCCGGACTCGACCCGGACACCCCGCCGCGCACCTGGGACGAGGTCCGCACCGCCGCCAAGAAGATCGCCGGCCTGGGCGAGGGCATCGCCGGCTTCGGCGAGTACAGCGCGGGCAACACCGGCGGCTGGCACTTCACCGCCCAGATGTACAGCCGCGGCGCCGACGTCGTGGACGAGAGCGGCAAGAAGGCGTCCTTCAACAGCGAGGTGGGCAAGGAGGTCGCCGAGAACCTCCACGCCATGCGCTGGGAGGACGAGAGCATGGGCAAGACCCAGCTGCTCAAGTGGGGCGATCTCCAGAAGCAGATCGCCACCGACAAGCTCGGCATGTTCCTCGCCGCGCCCGACGACATCACGTACATGGTGCAGCAACTCGGCGCCGACTACGAGAACTTCGGCATGGGCCCGATCCCGGGCGCGAAGAACACCCTGGCCGGCGGCAACAACTACATGATCAAGAAGGGGATCTCCCCCGACAAGATCAAGGCGGGCGTCGCCTGGCTGAACTTCCAGAACCTCACCGTCGGCGAGGGGCAGTTCAACTGGGCCCGCAAGAAGACCGACAAGCTGCCGGTGGGCCTCCCGCAGCCCAACTTCTGGCTGAACGAGTCGAAGAAGAAGGACGACGCGGCCCGGCTCGAGCACGCCACGATGCCGGTCGAGAACTTCAAGGCGTTCATGGACAACCCGGTCCCGGGCCTGGCCGAGCCGCCGAAGGCCCAGGAGGTCTACAAGGTCCTGGACAACGTGATGTCCGGCCTCCTCACCAACGAGGACGCCGACGTCGACAAGCTGCTGTCCACCGCGGAGCAGCAGGTCAACCAGGTTCTGGCCACGCAGTGA
- a CDS encoding sugar ABC transporter permease, with protein sequence MSAPSLTPSKAARARHAQPPVDGPPQRGGAFGRSLRRNLTAHGFLIGAVLCFAFFSWYPMVREFFLAFQKTDQGEVSWVGLENLETVFNDPAFWQAWRNTALFTVLALVLGFAVPFVVAIVINELRHGKGYLRLLVYLPVMLPPVASVLLFKYLYDPGYGLLNEVFGFFGLPEQQWLQDPDLSMLSVVIASTWMNMGGAALIYLAALQGIPGELYEAAELDGAGLLRKIWHVTVPQTRLILSLMLLMQIIATMQVFVEPFLLTGGAGPEGSTTTVVYLIYQYAFNFNNYGAAAALGLLLLVLLAGFSAAYVKLSRAEDE encoded by the coding sequence ATGTCGGCCCCCAGCCTGACCCCGAGCAAGGCGGCCAGAGCCCGCCACGCCCAGCCGCCGGTGGACGGCCCGCCCCAGCGCGGCGGGGCGTTCGGCAGGAGCCTGAGGCGCAACCTCACCGCGCACGGCTTCCTGATCGGAGCGGTTCTCTGCTTCGCGTTCTTCTCCTGGTACCCGATGGTCCGGGAGTTCTTCCTCGCCTTCCAGAAGACGGACCAGGGCGAGGTCTCCTGGGTCGGCCTGGAGAACCTGGAGACGGTCTTCAACGACCCGGCCTTCTGGCAGGCGTGGCGCAACACCGCGCTGTTCACCGTGCTGGCCCTGGTGCTCGGCTTCGCGGTGCCGTTCGTCGTCGCGATCGTCATCAACGAACTGAGGCACGGCAAGGGGTACCTCCGGCTGCTCGTCTACCTGCCGGTGATGCTGCCCCCGGTCGCCTCGGTGCTGCTCTTCAAGTACCTGTACGACCCCGGCTACGGCCTGCTCAACGAGGTGTTCGGGTTCTTCGGACTGCCCGAGCAGCAGTGGCTGCAGGACCCCGACCTCTCCATGCTCTCGGTGGTCATCGCGTCGACGTGGATGAACATGGGCGGCGCGGCCCTCATCTACCTGGCCGCGCTCCAGGGCATCCCGGGCGAGCTGTACGAGGCGGCGGAGCTGGACGGGGCCGGGCTGCTGCGCAAGATCTGGCACGTCACCGTCCCGCAGACCCGGCTCATTCTCTCGCTGATGCTGCTGATGCAGATCATCGCCACCATGCAGGTCTTCGTGGAGCCCTTCCTGCTCACCGGCGGCGCCGGCCCCGAGGGTTCGACGACCACGGTCGTCTACCTCATCTACCAGTACGCCTTCAACTTCAACAACTACGGTGCCGCGGCGGCCCTCGGCCTGCTGCTCCTCGTACTGCTGGCCGGTTTCTCGGCGGCGTACGTGAAGCTCAGCCGCGCCGAGGACGAGTAG
- a CDS encoding carbohydrate ABC transporter permease, which produces MSTRTLISPAQLARPRGKALYWVVFGLVVALFTVVFLGPMYWMVSSGFKDTQEVVQTPPTLVPESFQPDNYAQAWNVMDLASLLGNTLFYAFGALAFQLVFDVAAAYSLSKLRPVLGKAILGLMVATLMIPATVLVVPQYLTVLDVPIFERNLLNTPWAIWLPSVTNAFNIFLLKRFFDSIPRELLDAASIDGASPMRTLRSIVLPISRPILGVVSIFAIVGVWKDFLWPMLTLPDPSKQTLNVGIYSLSNGVPMNVLIAALTMASLPTLVIFLIFQRNIMSGLTAGGLKG; this is translated from the coding sequence ATGTCCACACGCACACTCATCTCACCGGCCCAGCTCGCCCGCCCGCGCGGCAAGGCGCTGTACTGGGTGGTCTTCGGCCTGGTCGTCGCCCTGTTCACCGTGGTCTTTCTCGGTCCGATGTACTGGATGGTCTCCAGCGGCTTCAAGGACACCCAGGAGGTCGTGCAGACCCCGCCGACCCTGGTCCCCGAGTCCTTCCAGCCCGACAACTACGCGCAGGCCTGGAACGTCATGGACCTGGCGAGCCTGCTGGGGAACACCCTGTTCTACGCGTTCGGCGCGCTCGCCTTCCAGTTGGTGTTCGACGTGGCGGCGGCCTACTCGCTGTCCAAGCTCCGGCCGGTCCTCGGCAAGGCCATCCTCGGTCTGATGGTGGCGACGCTGATGATCCCGGCGACCGTGCTGGTGGTGCCGCAGTACCTGACGGTGCTCGACGTGCCGATCTTCGAACGCAACCTGCTGAACACACCGTGGGCGATCTGGCTGCCCTCGGTGACCAACGCCTTCAACATCTTCCTGCTGAAGCGATTCTTCGACTCGATCCCCCGGGAACTCCTCGACGCCGCCTCCATCGACGGTGCCTCGCCGATGCGCACACTCCGGTCGATCGTGCTGCCGATCTCGCGGCCGATCCTCGGTGTGGTGTCCATCTTCGCGATCGTGGGCGTCTGGAAGGACTTCCTCTGGCCCATGCTGACCCTGCCCGACCCGTCCAAGCAGACCCTGAACGTCGGGATCTACTCCCTGTCGAACGGGGTTCCCATGAACGTGCTGATCGCGGCGCTCACCATGGCCTCGCTGCCGACGCTCGTCATCTTCCTGATCTTCCAGCGCAACATCATGAGCGGACTCACCGCCGGAGGGCTCAAGGGCTGA
- a CDS encoding LacI family DNA-binding transcriptional regulator, translating to MTRRLAQVAKKVGVSEATVSRVLNGKPGVSETTRQSVLSALDVLGYERPTQLRGERARLVGLVLPELQNPIFPAFAEVIGGALAQQGLTPVLCTQTKGGVSEADYVELLLQQQVSGVVFAGGGLFAQADAPHDHYRLLAERNIPVVLVNASIPDLGFPCVACDDAVAVGQSWRHLASLGHERIGLVLGPSDHIPSRRKLAAAQQAAEAANGSLPDAHVERAMFSLEGGQAAATRLLDRGITGIICASDPLALGAIRAARRRGHHVPHDVSVVGYDDSAFMTCTEPPLTTVRQPIEAMGRAAVDLLCAQIQGTEVPHRELLFEPELVVRGSTAQVSTR from the coding sequence GTGACGCGACGACTTGCTCAGGTGGCGAAGAAGGTTGGGGTCAGCGAGGCCACGGTCAGCCGGGTGCTCAACGGCAAACCGGGAGTCTCGGAGACGACCCGGCAGTCCGTGCTCAGTGCGCTGGACGTCCTGGGCTACGAGCGGCCCACCCAGCTGCGGGGCGAGCGCGCCCGCCTGGTCGGCCTGGTCCTGCCCGAGCTGCAGAACCCGATCTTCCCCGCGTTCGCCGAGGTCATCGGCGGCGCCCTCGCCCAGCAGGGGCTGACCCCGGTGCTGTGCACCCAGACCAAGGGCGGCGTCTCCGAGGCCGACTACGTCGAACTGCTGCTCCAACAGCAGGTCTCCGGGGTCGTCTTCGCCGGCGGCGGCCTGTTCGCGCAGGCGGACGCCCCGCACGACCACTACCGGCTGCTCGCCGAGCGCAACATCCCCGTAGTACTCGTCAACGCCTCCATCCCCGATCTCGGCTTCCCCTGCGTCGCCTGCGACGACGCCGTCGCAGTGGGACAGTCCTGGCGGCACCTGGCGTCCCTCGGTCACGAGCGCATCGGCCTGGTGCTGGGCCCCTCCGACCACATCCCCTCCCGCCGGAAGCTGGCCGCGGCACAGCAGGCCGCCGAGGCGGCGAACGGCTCCCTGCCCGACGCGCACGTGGAACGGGCCATGTTCTCCCTGGAGGGCGGCCAGGCCGCCGCCACCCGCCTCCTGGACCGCGGCATCACCGGCATCATCTGCGCCAGCGACCCCCTCGCCCTCGGCGCCATCCGCGCCGCCCGCCGCCGCGGACACCACGTACCCCACGACGTCTCCGTCGTCGGCTACGACGACTCCGCCTTCATGACCTGCACCGAACCACCCCTCACCACCGTCCGCCAACCCATCGAAGCCATGGGCCGCGCCGCCGTCGACCTCCTCTGCGCACAAATCCAAGGCACCGAAGTCCCCCACAGGGAACTGCTCTTCGAACCGGAACTGGTCGTCCGCGGCTCCACCGCCCAGGTTTCCACCCGGTAG